From Colias croceus chromosome 24, ilColCroc2.1, the proteins below share one genomic window:
- the LOC123702834 gene encoding uncharacterized protein LOC123702834, which produces MAPNFSKNAILTGLLHYYCLVCEYHFQSEDDIVLHIAKLTHKENLEKTCYDIEDERIRKIKQWYFCEFCNDLIKTKAKIRLHIAEDSHLINKFRQSLLRCDYGILAYGVIAISNSAWSGLCGGTCLICNCEYTDEKQHIDESMHIINLIKNNIKCDAQYNIYRLIDATSFQCLTCNSLESITTINSHFTHDTHKKLSENCRQTAKSLKTMAITKMLPANTELNTNNSTENIDLNENGSTENIELNEKGSTENIVLNEKDSIESELNANKIDKSKEGHEIKESKQTKRKTSRNANSNQNPINVKYCNVEEREKMILKVLKTQDYFVPYKNDRMMCVICEWSIDASCIQEHLTESHHESLLKLHKERIQKLKNSPPYNYKTNESNENDSNVDSKMNDKDTSDDRSNILDSLEFLQKNSINVNFETNNVMCKKCSKSIDFNLKCIKMHINKHKSTSSADTIQKEHGRLSKDEIVAKDALPQKPAENTSSVTLKHKKTENSPSQDDLEKFAKDNKLKYKPGGKDVFCEQCRTRVPLTLNNMREHINGNAHKSRDESVKKMKNRKVETVVITDFINDITTVTKDLNMDFVINGEFCITLSSMLLIKRCENSYSFQCLICHEILNASSLFVNVNFLTDHSQKHSILDNIPVVRSIPSEFIRVLEARNCYHCGYCNDVYSRDKLDEHLQSNGHKEHKNFAMYRLEQYLPDIVLNQRTQEQERFFWNVLFKHMIMSNIMSNQH; this is translated from the exons ATGGCACCAAATTTCAGTAAAAATGCAATTCTAACAGGACTTTTGCATTATTACTGTTTAGTTTGTGAATATCACTTCCAAAGTGAGGATGATATTGTATTACATATAGCGAAATTAACTCATAAGGAAAATTTGGAAAAGACATGTTATGATATTGAAGATGAACGTATAAGAAAG ATAAAGCAATGGTACTTTTGCGAGTTTTGCaacgatttaataaaaacaaaggcCAAAATACGATTGCATATTGCTGAAGATTCACACTTGATTAACAAGTTTCGTCAGTCTTTGTTACGATGTGATTATGGCATCCTTGCGTATGGTGTTATAGCCATCAGCAATAGTGCCTGGAGTGGTTTATGTGGAGGTACATGTCTAATCTGCAACTGCGAATATACAGATGAAAAACAACACATAGACGAATCTATGCATAtcatcaatttaattaaaaataacattaaatgcGATGctcaatataatatctatcgtTTG attgaTGCAACTTCTTTTCAATGTTTGACTTGCAATTCTCTGGAATCAATTACAACTATAAATTCTCATTTTACGCATGATactcataaaaaattatcCGAAAATTGTAGACAGACAGCTAAATCCCTTAAAACTATGGCCATTACTAAAATGTTACCTGCAAATACTGAATTGAATACGAATAATTCAACAGAAAACAttgatttgaatgaaaatggTTCAACAGAAAACattgaattaaatgaaaagGGTTCAACAGAAAACATTGTATTGAATGAAAAGGATTCAATAGAATCGGAATtgaatgcaaataaaatagataaatcCAAGGAAGGACATGAAATCAAGGAAAGTAAAcagacaaaaagaaaaacttcGAGAAATGCAAATAGTAATCAAAATCCAATTAATGTCAAATACTGCAACGTAGAAGAAcgtgaaaaaatgattttgaaGGTATTAAAGACGCAGGATTATTTTGTACCTTATAAAAATGATAGAATGATGTGTGTCATATGTGAATGGTCTATTGACGCAAGTTGCATTCAAGAACATCTCACTGAATCACACCATGAAAGTTTGCTTAAACTTCATAAAGaacgtatacaaaaattaaagaattctCCACCATACAACTATAAAACAAACGAAAGTAACGAAAACGACTCAAATGTTGACTCTAAGATGAATGATAAAGACACATCCGACGATCGTTCTAACATCTTGGATTCGTTAGAGTTTTTACAGAAAAACAGTATCAATGTTAACTTTGAAACAAATAACGTTATGTGCAAGAAATGCTCAAAATCAATtgactttaatttaaaatgcattaaaatgcATATTAATAAGCACAAATCCACCAGTAGTGCAGACACGATACAGAAAGAACATGGAAGGTTGTCAAAAGACGAAATAGTCGCAAAAGATGCATTGCCACAAAAACCAGCAGAAAACACAAGTTCCGTAActcttaaacataaaaaaacggAGAACTCACCTAGTCAAGATGACTTGGAAAAATTTGCAAAAGATAATAAGCTGAAATATAAGCCTGGAGGTAAAGACGTATTCTGTGAACAATGCAGAACTAGAGTGCCACTCACTCTAAACAACATGAGGGAGCATATAAATGGTAATGCACATAAGTCGCGGGATGAATCTgtaaagaaaatgaaaaacaGAAAAGTGGAAACTGTCGTAATAACTGATTTCATCAATGATATCACTACAGTTACAAAAGACCTCAACATGGATTTCGTTATTAATGGAGAATTTTGCATAACACTAAGTAGCATGCTTTTAATTAAACGTTGTGAAAATTCCTACTCATTTCAATGTTTAATATGTCATGAAATTCTAAATGCGTCAAGCCTTTTCGTGAACGTAAATTTTTTAACAGATCACTCACAGAAGCATTCAATTTTGGACAATATACCTGTGGTGAGAAGTATACCTTCAGAGTTTATTCGAGTGTTAGAG gcACGAAATTGTTACCACTGCGGTTATTGCAATGATGTTTATTCTCGGGACAAGTTGGATGAACACTTACAATCGAATGGACACAAAGAACACAAGAATTTCGCTATGTATCGTTTGGAGCAGTACCTACCAGATATTGTACTGAATCAAAGGACACAAGAGCAAGAAAGATTTTTCTGGAATGTCCTTTTTAAACATATGATTATGtctaatattatgtctaaTCAGCATTAG
- the LOC123702797 gene encoding metacaspase-3-like isoform X1 — protein sequence MKICKPKFSYWILSENKSSKHKRLKMAPNFSKNAILTGLLDYYCLVCEYHFQSEDEIALHIAKLTHKENLEKTCYDIEHERIRKIKQWYFCEFCNDLIKTKAKIRLHIAEDLHLINKFRQSLLRCDYGILAYGVIAISNSAWSGLCGGTCLICNCEYTDEKQHADESMHIINLIKNNIKCDAQYNIYRLIDATSFQCLTCNSLESITTINSHFTHDSHKKISANCRQTAKSLKTMAITKMLPANTELNTNNSTENIDLNANGSKTNIELNEKGSAENIELIAMSITENMEFNAKDSAENVESNEKVSSENNELNENNSAENIELKEKASSENMELNEKGSAENIELKAKNSTESELNVNKINKSKEGHEIKDSKQTKRKTSRNVNSNQNPINVKYCNIEEREKIILKVLKTQNYFVPYINDRMMCLICEWSIDASCIQEHLTESHHECLLKLHKERIQKLKNSPPYNYKTNESNENSNVDSKMNDKDISDDSSNILDSLEFLQKNSINVNFETNSVMCKKCSKSIDFNLKCIQMHINEHKSTNSADTIQKECGRLSKAEKVAKDASPQKPAENTSSVTLKRKKTENSPSQDDLEKFAKDNKLKYKPGGKDVFCEQCRTRVPFTLNNMREHINGYAHKPRDESIKKMKNTKV from the exons atgaaaatatgtaaaccaAAATTTTCCTATTGGATCTTGA GTGAAAACAAAAGCAGCAAGCATAAACGGTTAAAAATGGCACCAAATTTCAGTAAAAATGCAATTCTAACAGGACTTTTGGATTACTACTGTTTAGTTTGTGAATATCACTTCCAAAGTGAGGATGAAATTGCATTACATATAGCGAAATTAACTCATAAGGAAAATTTGGAAAAGACATGTTATGATATTGAACATGAACGTATAAGAAAG ATAAAGCAATGGTACTTTTGCGAGTTTTGCaacgatttaataaaaacaaaggcCAAAATACGATTGCATATCGCTGAAGATTTGCACTTGATTAACAAGTTTCGTCAGTCTTTGTTACGATGTGATTATGGCATCCTTGCGTATGGTGTTATAGCCATCAGCAATAGTGCCTGGAGTGGTTTATGTGGAGGTACATGTCTAATCTGCAACTGCGAATATACAGATGAAAAACAACACGCAGACGAATCTATGCATAtcatcaatttaattaaaaataacattaaatgcGATGctcaatataatatctatcgtTTG attgaTGCAACTTCTTTTCAATGTTTGACTTGCAATTCTCTGGAATCAATTACAACTATAAATTCTCATTTTACGCATGAttctcataaaaaaatatccgcAAATTGTAGACAGACAGCTAAATCCCTTAAAACTATGGCAATTACTAAAATGTTACCTGCAAATACTGAattgaatacaaataattcaacagaAAACATTGATTTGAATGCAAATGGttcaaaaacaaacattgaattaaatgaaaagGGTTCAGCAGAAAACATTGAATTGATTGCAATGAGTATAACAGAAAACATGGAATTTAATGCAAAGGATTCAGCGGAAAATGTTGAATCGAATGAAAAGGTTTCATCAGAAAACAATgaattgaatgaaaataattcaGCTGAAAACATTGAATTAAAAGAAAAGGCTTCATCGGAAAACATGGAATTGAATGAAAAGGGTTCAGcagaaaatattgaattgaaaGCAAAGAATTCAACAGAATCGGAattgaatgtaaataaaataaataaatccaaGGAAGGACATGAAATCAAAGATAGTAAAcagacaaaaagaaaaacttcGAGAAATGTAAATAGTAATCAAAATCCAATTAATGTCAAATACTGCAACATAGAAGAAcgtgaaaaaattattttgaaggtATTAAAGACGCAGAATTATTTTGTACCTTATATAAATGATAGAATGATGTGTCTCATATGTGAATGGTCTATTGACGCAAGTTGCATTCAAGAACATCTCACTGAATCACACCATGAATGTTTGCTTAAACTTCATAAAGaacgtatacaaaaattaaagaattctCCACCATACAACT ataaaacaaacgaaAGTAACGAAAACTCAAATGTTGACTCTAAGATGAATGATAAAGACATATCCGACGATAGTTCTAACATCTTGGATTCGTTAGAGTTTTTACAGAAAAACAGTATCAATGTTAACTTTGAAACTAATAGCGTTATGTGCAAGAAATGCTCAAAATCAATtgactttaatttaaaatgcattCAAATGCACATTAATGAGCACAAATCCACCAATAGTGCAGACACGATACAGAAAGAATGTGGAAGGTTGTCAAAAGCCGAAAAAGTCGCAAAAGATGCATCGCCACAAAAACCAGCAGAAAACACAAGTTCCGTAACTCTTAAACGGAAAAAAACGGAGAACTCACCTAGTCAAGATGACTTGGAAAAATTTGCAAAGGATAATAAGCTAAAATATAAGCCTGGAGGTAAAGACGTATTCTGTGAACAATGCAGAACTAGAGTGCCATTCACTCTAAACAACATGAGGGAGCATATAAATGGTTATGCACATAAGCCGCGGGATGAATCCataaagaaaatgaaaaacacAAAAGTGTAA
- the LOC123702797 gene encoding metacaspase-3-like isoform X3, protein MAPNFSKNAILTGLLDYYCLVCEYHFQSEDEIALHIAKLTHKENLEKTCYDIEHERIRKIKQWYFCEFCNDLIKTKAKIRLHIAEDLHLINKFRQSLLRCDYGILAYGVIAISNSAWSGLCGGTCLICNCEYTDEKQHADESMHIINLIKNNIKCDAQYNIYRLIDATSFQCLTCNSLESITTINSHFTHDSHKKISANCRQTAKSLKTMAITKMLPANTELNTNNSTENIDLNANGSKTNIELNEKGSAENIELIAMSITENMEFNAKDSAENVESNEKVSSENNELNENNSAENIELKEKASSENMELNEKGSAENIELKAKNSTESELNVNKINKSKEGHEIKDSKQTKRKTSRNVNSNQNPINVKYCNIEEREKIILKVLKTQNYFVPYINDRMMCLICEWSIDASCIQEHLTESHHECLLKLHKERIQKLKNSPPYNYKTNESNENSNVDSKMNDKDISDDSSNILDSLEFLQKNSINVNFETNSVMCKKCSKSIDFNLKCIQMHINEHKSTNSADTIQKECGRLSKAEKVAKDASPQKPAENTSSVTLKRKKTENSPSQDDLEKFAKDNKLKYKPGGKDVFCEQCRTRVPFTLNNMREHINGYAHKPRDESIKKMKNTKV, encoded by the exons ATGGCACCAAATTTCAGTAAAAATGCAATTCTAACAGGACTTTTGGATTACTACTGTTTAGTTTGTGAATATCACTTCCAAAGTGAGGATGAAATTGCATTACATATAGCGAAATTAACTCATAAGGAAAATTTGGAAAAGACATGTTATGATATTGAACATGAACGTATAAGAAAG ATAAAGCAATGGTACTTTTGCGAGTTTTGCaacgatttaataaaaacaaaggcCAAAATACGATTGCATATCGCTGAAGATTTGCACTTGATTAACAAGTTTCGTCAGTCTTTGTTACGATGTGATTATGGCATCCTTGCGTATGGTGTTATAGCCATCAGCAATAGTGCCTGGAGTGGTTTATGTGGAGGTACATGTCTAATCTGCAACTGCGAATATACAGATGAAAAACAACACGCAGACGAATCTATGCATAtcatcaatttaattaaaaataacattaaatgcGATGctcaatataatatctatcgtTTG attgaTGCAACTTCTTTTCAATGTTTGACTTGCAATTCTCTGGAATCAATTACAACTATAAATTCTCATTTTACGCATGAttctcataaaaaaatatccgcAAATTGTAGACAGACAGCTAAATCCCTTAAAACTATGGCAATTACTAAAATGTTACCTGCAAATACTGAattgaatacaaataattcaacagaAAACATTGATTTGAATGCAAATGGttcaaaaacaaacattgaattaaatgaaaagGGTTCAGCAGAAAACATTGAATTGATTGCAATGAGTATAACAGAAAACATGGAATTTAATGCAAAGGATTCAGCGGAAAATGTTGAATCGAATGAAAAGGTTTCATCAGAAAACAATgaattgaatgaaaataattcaGCTGAAAACATTGAATTAAAAGAAAAGGCTTCATCGGAAAACATGGAATTGAATGAAAAGGGTTCAGcagaaaatattgaattgaaaGCAAAGAATTCAACAGAATCGGAattgaatgtaaataaaataaataaatccaaGGAAGGACATGAAATCAAAGATAGTAAAcagacaaaaagaaaaacttcGAGAAATGTAAATAGTAATCAAAATCCAATTAATGTCAAATACTGCAACATAGAAGAAcgtgaaaaaattattttgaaggtATTAAAGACGCAGAATTATTTTGTACCTTATATAAATGATAGAATGATGTGTCTCATATGTGAATGGTCTATTGACGCAAGTTGCATTCAAGAACATCTCACTGAATCACACCATGAATGTTTGCTTAAACTTCATAAAGaacgtatacaaaaattaaagaattctCCACCATACAACT ataaaacaaacgaaAGTAACGAAAACTCAAATGTTGACTCTAAGATGAATGATAAAGACATATCCGACGATAGTTCTAACATCTTGGATTCGTTAGAGTTTTTACAGAAAAACAGTATCAATGTTAACTTTGAAACTAATAGCGTTATGTGCAAGAAATGCTCAAAATCAATtgactttaatttaaaatgcattCAAATGCACATTAATGAGCACAAATCCACCAATAGTGCAGACACGATACAGAAAGAATGTGGAAGGTTGTCAAAAGCCGAAAAAGTCGCAAAAGATGCATCGCCACAAAAACCAGCAGAAAACACAAGTTCCGTAACTCTTAAACGGAAAAAAACGGAGAACTCACCTAGTCAAGATGACTTGGAAAAATTTGCAAAGGATAATAAGCTAAAATATAAGCCTGGAGGTAAAGACGTATTCTGTGAACAATGCAGAACTAGAGTGCCATTCACTCTAAACAACATGAGGGAGCATATAAATGGTTATGCACATAAGCCGCGGGATGAATCCataaagaaaatgaaaaacacAAAAGTGTAA
- the LOC123702797 gene encoding metacaspase-3-like isoform X2, with amino-acid sequence MKICENKSSKHKRLKMAPNFSKNAILTGLLDYYCLVCEYHFQSEDEIALHIAKLTHKENLEKTCYDIEHERIRKIKQWYFCEFCNDLIKTKAKIRLHIAEDLHLINKFRQSLLRCDYGILAYGVIAISNSAWSGLCGGTCLICNCEYTDEKQHADESMHIINLIKNNIKCDAQYNIYRLIDATSFQCLTCNSLESITTINSHFTHDSHKKISANCRQTAKSLKTMAITKMLPANTELNTNNSTENIDLNANGSKTNIELNEKGSAENIELIAMSITENMEFNAKDSAENVESNEKVSSENNELNENNSAENIELKEKASSENMELNEKGSAENIELKAKNSTESELNVNKINKSKEGHEIKDSKQTKRKTSRNVNSNQNPINVKYCNIEEREKIILKVLKTQNYFVPYINDRMMCLICEWSIDASCIQEHLTESHHECLLKLHKERIQKLKNSPPYNYKTNESNENSNVDSKMNDKDISDDSSNILDSLEFLQKNSINVNFETNSVMCKKCSKSIDFNLKCIQMHINEHKSTNSADTIQKECGRLSKAEKVAKDASPQKPAENTSSVTLKRKKTENSPSQDDLEKFAKDNKLKYKPGGKDVFCEQCRTRVPFTLNNMREHINGYAHKPRDESIKKMKNTKV; translated from the exons atgaaaatat GTGAAAACAAAAGCAGCAAGCATAAACGGTTAAAAATGGCACCAAATTTCAGTAAAAATGCAATTCTAACAGGACTTTTGGATTACTACTGTTTAGTTTGTGAATATCACTTCCAAAGTGAGGATGAAATTGCATTACATATAGCGAAATTAACTCATAAGGAAAATTTGGAAAAGACATGTTATGATATTGAACATGAACGTATAAGAAAG ATAAAGCAATGGTACTTTTGCGAGTTTTGCaacgatttaataaaaacaaaggcCAAAATACGATTGCATATCGCTGAAGATTTGCACTTGATTAACAAGTTTCGTCAGTCTTTGTTACGATGTGATTATGGCATCCTTGCGTATGGTGTTATAGCCATCAGCAATAGTGCCTGGAGTGGTTTATGTGGAGGTACATGTCTAATCTGCAACTGCGAATATACAGATGAAAAACAACACGCAGACGAATCTATGCATAtcatcaatttaattaaaaataacattaaatgcGATGctcaatataatatctatcgtTTG attgaTGCAACTTCTTTTCAATGTTTGACTTGCAATTCTCTGGAATCAATTACAACTATAAATTCTCATTTTACGCATGAttctcataaaaaaatatccgcAAATTGTAGACAGACAGCTAAATCCCTTAAAACTATGGCAATTACTAAAATGTTACCTGCAAATACTGAattgaatacaaataattcaacagaAAACATTGATTTGAATGCAAATGGttcaaaaacaaacattgaattaaatgaaaagGGTTCAGCAGAAAACATTGAATTGATTGCAATGAGTATAACAGAAAACATGGAATTTAATGCAAAGGATTCAGCGGAAAATGTTGAATCGAATGAAAAGGTTTCATCAGAAAACAATgaattgaatgaaaataattcaGCTGAAAACATTGAATTAAAAGAAAAGGCTTCATCGGAAAACATGGAATTGAATGAAAAGGGTTCAGcagaaaatattgaattgaaaGCAAAGAATTCAACAGAATCGGAattgaatgtaaataaaataaataaatccaaGGAAGGACATGAAATCAAAGATAGTAAAcagacaaaaagaaaaacttcGAGAAATGTAAATAGTAATCAAAATCCAATTAATGTCAAATACTGCAACATAGAAGAAcgtgaaaaaattattttgaaggtATTAAAGACGCAGAATTATTTTGTACCTTATATAAATGATAGAATGATGTGTCTCATATGTGAATGGTCTATTGACGCAAGTTGCATTCAAGAACATCTCACTGAATCACACCATGAATGTTTGCTTAAACTTCATAAAGaacgtatacaaaaattaaagaattctCCACCATACAACT ataaaacaaacgaaAGTAACGAAAACTCAAATGTTGACTCTAAGATGAATGATAAAGACATATCCGACGATAGTTCTAACATCTTGGATTCGTTAGAGTTTTTACAGAAAAACAGTATCAATGTTAACTTTGAAACTAATAGCGTTATGTGCAAGAAATGCTCAAAATCAATtgactttaatttaaaatgcattCAAATGCACATTAATGAGCACAAATCCACCAATAGTGCAGACACGATACAGAAAGAATGTGGAAGGTTGTCAAAAGCCGAAAAAGTCGCAAAAGATGCATCGCCACAAAAACCAGCAGAAAACACAAGTTCCGTAACTCTTAAACGGAAAAAAACGGAGAACTCACCTAGTCAAGATGACTTGGAAAAATTTGCAAAGGATAATAAGCTAAAATATAAGCCTGGAGGTAAAGACGTATTCTGTGAACAATGCAGAACTAGAGTGCCATTCACTCTAAACAACATGAGGGAGCATATAAATGGTTATGCACATAAGCCGCGGGATGAATCCataaagaaaatgaaaaacacAAAAGTGTAA
- the LOC123702909 gene encoding probable small nuclear ribonucleoprotein Sm D2: MATTSKPRSEMTLEELAKIEEEEFSTGPLSVLTQSVKNNTQVLINCRNNKKLLGRVKAFDRHCNMVLENVKEMWTEVPRTGKGKKGKAVNKDRFISKMFLRGDSVILVLRNPLATAAGK; encoded by the exons AT GGCGACGACATCTAAACCGCGTTCTGAGATGACTTTAGAGGAATTAGCCAAGATAGAAGAGGAAGAATTTAGTACGGGTCCTCTTTCTGTACTTACACAGTCCGTTAAAAATAACACCCAAGTTCTAATAAATTGTAGGAACAATAAGAAACTCTTAGGACGCGTGAAAGCATTCGACCGGCATTGTAATATGGTTCTTGAGAATGTCAAAGAGATGTGGACGGAGGTTCCGAGGACGGGTAAAGGAAAGAAG GGAAAAGCGGTGAACAAGGACAGGTTTATCTCAAAGATGTTCCTTCGTGGCGACTCGGTTATACTAGTGTTAAGGAATCCTCTGGCCACTGCAGCAGGGAAATGA